ACCGCTTAAATATTTCTCCCAATAAGTATAATATTGCCCTATATAAGAACTGCGGGgtaacgaaaaaaaaagttggatAGATAAGCACACATACAGAGACAATGCAGAAAAGAGCACTCGAAAGGATATGCGGAATAATGTGGCATACTTTCTGGGGCACTGCTTGCAGAAATTAAagcgccaacaacaacaaaagcctcCCATTTGTACTTGTGTTCGTGGGCTCTTAACCAAATGGGGAGCAAAgcaaagcagcaacaacaacaaaaacagtaATAACAAAAAGGACAATGGGGGTGGCTCTGTGatgacatcatcatcatcatgatgAACATCATAACGCATATTGACAATCGTTTCGTACGATTTGTACAGTTTACAGTTACAGTTGAAAGGTCTGATGGCGACCAAACCAAAAACACCGCGGTCAAGCAGCACAGTCGAGGGCACAGTTTTAGCGGCACTTACCTTGCGGGTGTAAACGTTCGGGCTTAAACCAGGCATCTGCAAATAGGCGATTGATATATTGATTTTCGTTAGTTAGCGGTTAGTCGTGGTGCGAAAAGATAATGAAAACAGGAAGGAAAGGAGATGGCGTGCAAAAGCGGTTAACTAAAAAGCGTTACAAGCACTGAAAGTTAGGAAGAAAGCAGTTTAGGCCACTAAAATAATGCAGTATTAAAAAGAAAGGTTTGAGATAAAAAATAGTCATACTACACAAAAGCTTAAAAACCACTTGTACAACATACTACACACTCGATATAGACAAATTATACAATCCTTAATTATAAAACTACCACCCAGGTCACCGTTGTCAGAGGttagttttgttgtttttcatcTTATTTCCCAATTTCGGGGTGAGTTTCGTTTTGGggtattttttctatatttatttttaccactTACTGGGATCGAGTATGGAGCAAATCAATGGGCGATGCTTGCACACGCCATTCTGACCGGTTTCGCCCAATGCAGACATTATTTTAGGTTTCGCTTAGgatttgttctttatttttagcacACTTTTTTCGTTAGCACTACGGTTTATCCTTTTTTCTGGATAGTAACTTTACGGGTTTTTCCGTTTTATTCGATTGTTTTCGTTGACAAAAGCACAgcgaaaagagagagagagagcgatgAGAACGCACGAACGAATGGGTATTACGACGTTAAGGTATTACGCTATAAGAATTTTTCACTTCCGTGTGGCGGCCTCACGACGCGTATAGAGACTGAAACGTATCGGGAAAAGCTTCGGCCCAAAAAGCAGGCCGGGGAGTCTCCCCTCCGGAAAAAGGACAACCCTAAGCTCAGAGCGGCGGcgccgagagagagagagatttaGAAACTGCAGAGCGAGAGGCCCCCTACTGTGCCCATTTGAGCCTACAGTAGAACTTTACTAGCTCAAAAACCCTTTACTGTACAGCTGATTATAATAAATGGGAGAAATTAAATCTCTAATAaatgtgtctaaaagtatgcaatacaaattatattcatttttatttgagatatttatttttgaaagatCAACCCACTTTATGGTTTTAGATTTAAAGATTTCCTGTACAGCTGATTATAATAAATGGGAGATATACAATCTCTTATAAATGCGTCTAGAAGAATgcaatacaatttttactaatttttGTAAGtgatgattatttttaaatggtagATCGACCCGTTTtattgctaaaaaaaatattgacaaaaatgtttcatatctttattatttttactagatttatttattgttaaaaacTGGGGATTGGGGTAAAAGTATTTCATATTCAATGGgtatttttattctttatcacagaataacaaattaaatgaagTTAAATGATTTTGAATAAAGGAGGTTATTAGTCACTATagacttaaatttttaatgcagtcTATTTTCAAAACTCTCCTTTCAGAGAGGTTCCACTGTAGTCGCAGGGCTGAAGGCAATGCAATGAAggcgaaatcgaaatcgaaatcgatgAGAGGGCAACCGCAAGTCTCGCCAAGTTGAGCAACCGCGCTTAGCCCTGAACTCGGTGCTCCGGCTCGGAAAATTGCCGCCAAGTTTGGGAAAAGCTCTCTGGCTCGGGGCCATCGATTTCACCTAATGCAGCTGACCTGCCTGGAGATTCGAGACTGGAGACTGGAGAGTTTTTCCGCGAGTGGGGAGACTTTTCCGCGCATGCGTTGCCCCTGCAGGAATCGAATCGTTCTTGTCGCCACCCACTAAGTGGGCCGGAAATTACCAGACGCTCAAAACTTTTGGGTGCGGTGGGTGCAATTGAGCTGCAGATGCTGTTGCTATTGGTCTTCCCCACCCTCCCCTCTGCCCTTTGACCCCGCCCTACAGCTGCGTGCGGCGTGAAAATTAGATGGGAAATCAATCAGCGGACACTCGGAAAgcatttcctatttttttctgtctttAAAATCATTCATTGATCCACTTTGCGAAATAGATGCTTTTGGCCATCGACCAAGTTATGACATAAAATGCTTGACGCATTCCAATTGCGATGTGCTGCCAAATGGGAAAAACTTCTTTGACGGGTTAGCACAGTTCCGGCAAGATGAAATCGATATTTAGCAGGAGGATAAGGAAGcatgttttccggtaaggttcCGGATGGTAAACCATACCAAAAGCTTTAGAAACTATTTCTTTGGTGTGGATAAATTTGACCTATATAAGTGTTCCagttaaaaaaggaaaagtatAGGAATGAGAGAATAACtaggaaataatatttagtaattttaatataGGCATAATAAGAAATATCTATGTAATGTTTagaaaacttataaaaaaaaggattttgaaaatgtttcatGAAAaacagcatacttttagacggctattaaaaaaaatttagggcgGTAGAGAttacttatatttataaaatccataacagaataataagaaatatataaaaattaaaaataatgaaataggTAATTTTCTTTATGAGTTATACACATAAACATCATTAATCCCACATTATCTCTTATCGAAAATGAACTACAATGATGaccatattatttttggggTTAGCTTCGGCAAAAAGCAATATAACTTTCTTAATATAGAGCAATTCGTCTGGGTTTTCCAATGAATGCCatgcgtttttcttttttagtgGGCTAAAAAAAGCGATTTCCCCCACTTAATCGATTTCTGCTGCGTGGGAGATGCAATTaaccgaaaataatttaaaagaaacaaaTCGACAGAAGGAAAAGTTGTTTACTCACAAccaattttcttcttttttttttgccacaaACACagcacaataaaaaataaaattgtatgtgTTTTTTTCTCTAGTCTGGAGGAAATTGTTAAAGTTAATATACACAAATGTGTAAGGTTAAAATGTGACTTTTTGATATCGCGAGCTGTCAGTGAACTACAGTTGAACAGATCAGAAGAGAAGAGAAAAGAACAGATAATGCGGGTGCGATAAGGTGGATGCTAAACCATCGAGGAAGATGCaatggaaaaatccgaaaccAAATTGGAAGACAAAAGCGCAGCGAAGACAAAAGAACAGCtggtaataatataaaaatagccGCATAATCGCAACAAAAGGGATGCACACAGACTGCAGACAGAGGCGTCGATGAAAATCACTAATTGGAAAATCTTTTTCCGCACTCAGTGGGTTGTCTACATAAGAATTAAATTATCCCAATCCAAGGCCTAAATTAACCCAACGAGGGGCTGTCGAAAGGtaactactactactattaGAAACCGTGAAAAACGTGAGCTTGCCAAATAGTAGCAGAAATTACTACGCAACAATAAATTACTCTGCCGCAAATTGCTTTAATGGaaacagaaaacaagaaaagtagaaaaaaaactaaaacagaaaaaagaatCGTAATGAAATAATGTGAAATATGAACGGACATGTGTACGTCAATGGAGGCAGTCACTCGGTTTGGGTATAAAAtggtatatatatagtatgtaTACCCTATATAATGGAGAGCTTTTCGGAATGGGCGAGGGGTTACAGCAGAGAGCAGCTGATTCATGCCGGTAAAGTATCTCAATAATGGTGAAACTAGCTTCGAGAATGTTGCCCCCTTTGATATACGAACGTGATGAGTTGCCCGGTTCGGATTAGTTATGCAATTTGCCTTCTTTACCTTTACTTTACTTGTTTGTAGAAGGTTTACCTATTTGCTTTTTCTCTATAATTCATTGTGTTACTTTCCGTAAGATTTGGCTCCCTACCTATTTAATTGCTTTAAAAACAGTACCTATAGAggttattaaacatttaagaGGCTTATAGGTTTGAACTCTTTTATACAAGTTGGTAAAaaagttggaaaatattttttatttatcaggGTTTTAATGAGATTTAAAtaaggttttaaaatatattctcattcatatttttcacaataattttctggttaaatatcATCTCAAAAGAACATTTATAAGAAAAgggttcttgttgttttttatagctaaTTGACCCCTGTTTTAACGGACAATCTTgtacatataaaaaaattacctttctttataagaaatatattattttaatatttttctcaaaatatttttttttatatttcctttaattaaaaactagtTGTTCCCTATAGCGAATGACCCCTGTATAAACCAGCCATATTTCTGTTCGTGGCATTCAAATGCGTGTGAATCACGCGGTGACGATCGATTTGCGAAAAATCTATGGAACCTATGAGGCTGCCGGCATACGGCTGCTGTTCAAATGCCGGAGAATGATTAATAGCAAAGGCCAGTTCCAAAGAGAGTTCCCTCATCTTCTCCAGAGCCATCGAAATTTCTCCGCCTTGcgatataatataaattaaataagagaACCCGGGCAAAAGGCGATGACATCATGAGTAGAGTTGGGTCGGCGGAGGAAAAAACCACAGAAAAAGAGAGCGGCGAATGACTAAcgcacaaacaaaaattagaaaaaacagGGAGGCAGTGGGCGGCAAAGGGCGTGGGATGCAAGGTGCGCCGCAAGGAcactaaaaaacaaacatcAAAATAATACGCGAGTTACGACAGTGCAATGTGATACTCTAATGACGACGGGGGCAcaacaaattaattagaaaCGCAATGATAAcgagtttaaaaataaaaataacaatcatATTTGCTCACCCAATCCGTATTTGTAGAAGATCTCCTCGACGGACACAATCTTGGGCTGCGGcggagatgatgatgatggaacAGGCACAGCCTTTGGCTTGGGCGGCTCCTCCTTCAGCTTGGGCGGCTCTGGTTTGGTCGTCTCCTGGACACTGGGCTTGAAGACCACCTCCTCGTCATCCAGATCGGTTACCAAAGCGGTTGTCACGGGAACAGCCACTGGAACCACTGGGGATTTGGCAACAACTGGCGGCGGAGCAACTGCAGCGGGAGTGGGTATGGAAATGGGAGCTGGAGCTGCTGCCTCCTTAAAGTCACTCAACAGATCCTCCGAAGAGATAAATTTCTCATTGTCCTGCTCCTTGAGGGCATCCACAATGGGTTTCTTGGCCGGCGATGGAGTGTACGAGACGGACGGCGATTCGGTGTCCGAATCCTGGTTGGCATGGGTcagtggagcagcagcaggagcagctgggGCAGCAGCTATTGGCTTGCCCAGGAAGTCCTcatcctccttctcctcttcgtcgtcatcatcatcatagaAATTGGCCTTGGACGGAGCCGTGGGCTGGAAGGCCTGAAGTGGAGCCGTTGGCTGGTCACTGAAGCTGCCCAGGAGGTCCTCCTCCacgggagcaggagcagcaggagccgGAACAGCTGGCGGAGGAACTGCTGGCCTTACTGGAGCAGCCGGAGCAGCTGGAGCCTCTGAGAAGGGCGCCAAAGGAGCAGCAAATCCCCGTTCAGCATTCATAAAATCGGTGGTCAGTCCACTGATGCCCTGCTTCACCTCCTTGCCGGCGTCGCGCAGAAAGTCCTCGAAATCGTCCGCTTTCTGGGAAATTTTGGTGTCCAGCTCCTTGGCGCCGGAGGACAAATGTTGAACAAACTCCTGCGGCTCCCCGAAATCCAGATTCTTCTGCTCATTGGCGAAATAGTGCTCCGTATGAGCATTATCATCCTGGGCGCCACCGCTCACATTTCCAGCATCGCCGCCGAGTCCCGAATCGTCGTAGGCCTTCTGTGCCCGCTGGAAGATGTCCTCGTTGGTGGCCGCCGCCTCCTTCTTCAGTTCCGCAAAGTTTAGAtccatttttcaaattttcaataggaaaatTTCacagatgttttttttttcggataTCCTGGACTTTCTGATTGGAGGAGCGACGcaaacacacgcacgcacgcacacactcacGTCGAGATGTCTCTCCCGCTCACACGTACACCACGCACCCACTCACACAAGGGCTACAGCTGATTTCGCCGGTTGGTAATTATTACTTCTGCTTTTTCTGTGGCGAAGAAAGCCGCTTTTCGCAGTGCTTTTTGTGCTCGGGAACGTTGAATTTGGTTTGAGCTACAGCAACTTTTGCCGTCGACGAGTTTTGAAAACAGTAATGGGCCTGCGCCTGAGGTGCAGTGTCGAAGAAATGTACTATTTTATACCGTTTTTGGGCTTTCAAATATACCAGAAATACTTGCAATAAACGGTCTCACTCAAATGTTGGGTTGGTGTCCTCGCTAAAGTATATTTTCGGTATTATATTGTTATATACcgataatttttacaaatggAGTTGGTCGTGGCTAAGTTAGCGAGGACACACTCCCAATAGACCGCTGGGAAAAATGGCCTGGCAACTCTAGCTTTCTTCGCggtaaattcaaatttctttGAGTAACAAcgaaaaaattacattaattaCGTTTAGACTTTACGGCACGTTTTTGATAAAGTTTTCACAGATCTCATTACGGGGTGCCACAGATCtcttttttaactaaaatcCATTATGGTTTTTACGTACATTGATACACAAAAGAAGAAATCTTTGATGCTTTAGTTAGCtctatttgatttatttattaacgtAACAACCACTTTCAGGCGGTCCACTTGAGGCATCGCGTGTCCTGGTGCGTATTGAGGCACCTGACGCGGCAGTAACGCGTTCCGCAGGCGGTGCACGAGTACAGCGAGAAGTTGCCGCAGACGGCGCAGAAATGCCGCACGGGCTTTTGGGGAGGCGGCGCGGCGGCACTCTCGTAGTTGGGCCGCTTGTCCTTGTCCTCCTCGAGAAGCTGCTGGAAGTTCTTGCGATACTTGGCCCGGAAGTACTCGGCGCCCTTGCGCTTGCCCTTCTTCTCCTTGCCCGTCTTCAGGTTGTCCTGGAATTTGGGCAGCTTCTTTGACATGACCAGATCGGCGTGGGGATCGTCGTGGAAGTTGTCCTGCTCCAGGGCCTCCAGAGCTTTGCGGGCGCGCCTCTGCCGGGCAGTGGCATCCAGGACACGCTTCTTCTCAGCGTCCTTGATGCGATTGGATTCGCGACCCGTCATGGttgttatttagtttttttcggGTGATTTTTGAAGAGGGGTTTTTCTTAAGCGTCCTTGTCGTGCAGCGGGAAGCTTATCCGGTCCATTAAATCGTCCACTCGCGCCTGCAGCACTTCCACAATGTCCGTGGAGATGAACAAATGGTTCTCGTCCAGATCCTGGATAATAAATTTGCGACCCAGTGCCAGCTTTTCGTCCAAATGCAGCAGGAATTGTTTCATAGCAGGATCACTGCAGGGAATGGGGTATTTAGAGGTGTACTATCATAAAGGCGACCACTTACCACTCCACCAGCACTCCTTTCATAACATTTACCATGTTGCAAGCATTTGTttgccgaaaaaaataaacaatttggcAAATTTCAGACGAGCACTCGGGCAATCACAGCGAAACGCAGGCACAGAGATGGGAGAGACGCGAATTTcatatcgatatatcgatgtttttgtaaATAACTAAGGCTATCGATGaatgtttttaatcaattttgtaaagaataattaacaaaaagttagaaaattagTAATAGGTGCGTTAAATGTCTCTTGTAttccatttttaattgttgacatcatttaattaaacatcTAAAAACAACATCCGACATTTGCCAGTCCTATCAGTGCCATTCACAGCGAGACGCCGTGACAGGGGTGCTTGCCAGTCACACCGACGACGAACACTGTAGCAAAAGTGTGAGCAAATATTGAATTCCAAATTCAagggagaaaaataaaaatcgggccaaaaaaacacaatgGAAGCGCTGAACGGAAGGAATATGGCCCTGCTGGTGCTCTGCCTGTGCGCCGCCTATGCCCTGGTGCTCGCCGAGGGCGAGAAGGAGATACCGGCCACGAAACTCGGCCAGAACATAGCGCCTACGATGACTTTTCTTTATTGGTGAGTAAATATGCGGGGCAATTAGCATAATAGATAAGGCGCTCTGACTAACGTGTCTTTTTAGCTACTCCTGCGGCTATCGCAAGGCCTTCGAGGACTACGTGGGCCTGCTGGGCGACAAGTATCCACAGATTCAGGTCAACGGCGGCAACTACGATCCGCCGGGTCTGAACTACTACCTCTCCAAGATTATATTCGCTCTGAAGATCATCATTATTGTATCGGTGGTCAGTGCGCAGTCACCGTTTGCCTTCCTGGGGCTAAACACGCCCAGTTGGTGGAGCCATTTGCAGGCCAACAAGATCTACGCCTGCATGATGATCTTCTTCCTGGGCAACATGCTCGAGGGCCAGCTCATCTCATCGGGGGCCTTTGAAATCACCCTAAACGATGTGCCCGTCTGGTCGAAACTGCAAACGGGTCGCTTTCCCTCGCCGGAGGTCCTCTTCCAGATCATCGACAACCATCTGCAGTTCACCGAAAAGGTTCAGGAGAATCCGGACTTTGTTAAATAATAGCAGCGAAGGGATCGGAGAAAAAAGCGGCGGGACAGCAGCCGGGCAACACCAAAACAGATTCCCATTCCCGGCTCTGAATCCGCACACTGAACCCACTTACACTTAAGCTCTTGTCCTGATATTACCTACTTAGCTGTATCTCCCTCTGTTTTCACCCTCTACAACTTTGTATCCTTTGTGTATTCCTTTCAATTGCTTGGTGATCTGTATGTGTTCTTTCGTTTGAGCGGACAGGATGACGATAAGAAACCGGACAAAGAAACCGGGGTACATCTCGAGATTAAAagcaacacaaacacacaatgAAGTAGAAAGCCTGCCTCTAGATAAAGATGTACCTTGTCCACAGCCTTTACGGGATTGAGTATGTGTATCATTACTTGTTAGCGGGGGAGCACCTA
The genomic region above belongs to Drosophila takahashii strain IR98-3 E-12201 chromosome 2L, DtakHiC1v2, whole genome shotgun sequence and contains:
- the LOC108056564 gene encoding zinc finger HIT domain-containing protein 1, with protein sequence MTGRESNRIKDAEKKRVLDATARQRRARKALEALEQDNFHDDPHADLVMSKKLPKFQDNLKTGKEKKGKRKGAEYFRAKYRKNFQQLLEEDKDKRPNYESAAAPPPQKPVRHFCAVCGNFSLYSCTACGTRYCRVRCLNTHQDTRCLKWTA
- the Rtnl1 gene encoding reticulon-1 isoform X1; protein product: MDLNFAELKKEAAATNEDIFQRAQKAYDDSGLGGDAGNVSGGAQDDNAHTEHYFANEQKNLDFGEPQEFVQHLSSGAKELDTKISQKADDFEDFLRDAGKEVKQGISGLTTDFMNAERGFAAPLAPFSEAPAAPAAPVRPAVPPPAVPAPAAPAPVEEDLLGSFSDQPTAPLQAFQPTAPSKANFYDDDDDEEEKEDEDFLGKPIAAAPAAPAAAPLTHANQDSDTESPSVSYTPSPAKKPIVDALKEQDNEKFISSEDLLSDFKEAAAPAPISIPTPAAVAPPPVVAKSPVVPVAVPVTTALVTDLDDEEVVFKPSVQETTKPEPPKLKEEPPKPKAVPVPSSSSPPQPKIVSVEEIFYKYGLDAWFKPERLHPQVESLIYWRDVKKSGIVFGAGLITLVAISSFSVISVFAYLSLLALFGTVAFRIYKSVTQAVQKTNEGHPFKEYLELDLTLSQDKVQNIAGVAVAHINGFTSELRRLFLVEDIIDSIKFGVILWVFTYVGAWFNGMTLVILAFVSLFTLPKVYENNKQSIDTYLDLVRSKLTEITDKIRVAIPIGNKKPVAAATESDKEK
- the Rtnl1 gene encoding reticulon-1 isoform X2, coding for MDLNFAELKKEAAATNEDIFQRAQKAYDDSGLGGDAGNVSGGAQDDNAHTEHYFANEQKNLDFGEPQEFVQHLSSGAKELDTKISQKADDFEDFLRDAGKEVKQGISGLTTDFMNAERGFAAPLAPFSEAPAAPAAPVRPAVPPPAVPAPAAPAPVEEDLLGSFSDQPTAPLQAFQPTAPSKANFYDDDDDEEEKEDEDFLGKPIAAAPAAPAAAPLTHANQDSDTESPSVSYTPSPAKKPIVDALKEQDNEKFISSEDLLSDFKEAAAPAPISIPTPAAVAPPPVVAKSPVVPVAVPVTTALVTDLDDEEVVFKPSVQETTKPEPPKLKEEPPKPKAVPVPSSSSPPQPKIVSVEEIFYKYGLVESLIYWRDVKKSGIVFGAGLITLVAISSFSVISVFAYLSLLALFGTVAFRIYKSVTQAVQKTNEGHPFKEYLELDLTLSQDKVQNIAGVAVAHINGFTSELRRLFLVEDIIDSIKFGVILWVFTYVGAWFNGMTLVILAFVSLFTLPKVYENNKQSIDTYLDLVRSKLTEITDKIRVAIPIGNKKPVAAATESDKEK
- the SelT gene encoding thioredoxin reductase-like selenoprotein T homolog CG3887, whose product is MEALNGRNMALLVLCLCAAYALVLAEGEKEIPATKLGQNIAPTMTFLYCYSCGYRKAFEDYVGLLGDKYPQIQVNGGNYDPPGLNYYLSKIIFALKIIIIVSVVSAQSPFAFLGLNTPSWWSHLQANKIYACMMIFFLGNMLEGQLISSGAFEITLNDVPVWSKLQTGRFPSPEVLFQIIDNHLQFTEKVQENPDFVK
- the Tfb5 gene encoding general transcription factor IIH subunit 5, with amino-acid sequence MVNVMKGVLVECDPAMKQFLLHLDEKLALGRKFIIQDLDENHLFISTDIVEVLQARVDDLMDRISFPLHDKDA